The DNA sequence ACCTCGACATGCTCGCCATTTTCTTCGTCATTTCAGCCCTCTTCATAGCTTTCCTAGCCTACATCTCCTCCAGACTGGAAGGGTAGCCTTTTATCCTTCCTGCCCAAATATCAACCGGTGGTGCCCATGCGCATCGAGGACGTCTACATCTGGGACATCAACGCGAAGTGGCTCGGAATTTCACCGCTCCAGCTCATGGAGAACGCGGGCTCTGGGGTTGCGAGGGTCATTGAAGAGCGCTTCGGCAAAGGTTTGAAGGTGGCGGTTTTCTCGGGAACTGGCAACAACGGTGGCGACGGTTTCGTTACCGCTCGGCATCTCAGCTTCGACAACGAGGTTACCCTCTTTCTTGTCGGCGAAGAAGCGAAGATAAGGAGCGAGGAAGCTCGGCACAACTGGGAGATTCTGAAGGGCCTCGACTTCTTGGAAATCAGAGTCCTCAAGGACTCCTTCTACGTAAGGTCGCTCGACCTCTCTGGCTTTGACGTCATCGTGGATGCCCTCCTCGGGGCCGGGACGAGGGGAGAGCCGAGAGAACCGATACGCTCGGCCATCGAGAAGATAAACGAGTACGCTGGAAAGGCTAAGATAGTCAGCATCGACCTTCCGAGCGGCTACCCCTCCCAAACCCGCGTTAAAGCGGACTTCGCGGTAACTTTCCAGTGGGACAAGGAAGAGTACGAGGGTTTTGAGCGAATTGTGGTTAAAATAGGCTATCCGGGGGAGCTTCACCACCTCGTTGGGCCGGGGGATGCGAAGTTCGCGCTGAGAAAGAAAGGCCAGCACAAGGGCCAGAACGGAAAGCTACTAGTTATAGGCGGTAGCGAGGACTACTTCGGGGCACCTTACCTCGCCTCCAAGTCGGCTTCCTACATCGTTGACCTCGTTTATCTAGCCATGCCCGAGTATTCAGCTGGAAGGATAAGCGACCCTGACCTGATCCTCCGCCCGGTCGAGGGGAGGAACTTCACTCGGGAGCACGTCGATTACCTGATAGAACTCGCCGAAAAGGCAGATGCAGTCATCATCGGCCCGGGCCTTGGCCTCAGGGATGAAACCAAAGCCTTCGTAAGGGAGTTCGTGAAGCGCTGTGCTAAGCCAATGGTGATAGACGCCGACGGGCTGAAGGCGGTTGCCGAGGATTTAAGCGTTCTAAATGGAAAGACCTTCGTCCTAACTCCCCACGCGGGCGAGTTCAAGGCCCTCTTTGGAGCGAAGCCTGAGGGTTCGCTGGCGGAGAAAGCGAAACTCGTGATGGAGAAGGCAGTTGAAATAGGCGGTGTGATACTCCTCAAGGGACCCTACGACGTCATAAGCGACGGGAAGACGTGGAAGTACAACAAAACCGGGAACAGGGGCATGACTACCGGAGGAACCGGGGATGTCTTGGCTGGCCTCGTTGGTGCTTTACTGGCCCTCGGTAATGAACCCCTAAGGTCTGCAAGCGTTGGTGCCTTCCTGAACGGCCTCGCTGGAGATATGGTGAAGGAAGAACTCGGGGAGAACTTCACCGCGCTGGAGGTTGCTAAAAAGGTTCCAAAGGCCGTGAGGTGGGTGGAGGAGTTCTGATTATTCCACCTTCCAGAGGAGAATGGTTATCCCAAGCAGAGGGACACTGTAGGCCAGTGAGTATAGTGAATGACTCACCGTAAATAGCACTATCATGGCTAGGTACATCACTAGCAGGTGCTCTTTTTCTCTGGAAGAGTAGTACAGATTTGTTGCCAGCAATTTTCCGAGGGCAAGAATGAGAAGAGAGGTGACCCAGAATAGGACTTCCGAACCTCTCGTTAAGAGATAATAAGAGACCGGTACTATGTACGGGGCGATAATCAACGGGATTAGGGCTTTTTTGCCTGCTTCGGCTCCTCTGCTTATAATACTCACTGCCTCCATCAATACCCACAAGGTTAACGAGAGCACTACCCCGACTACATCGCTGTTGGATCCGTATTTTGTTGCTGTTATCATGAGGAACCACAGTAGGGCCGTGAAAATTGGTTTCCAAGTCTTTTGATCTCTTTTGTAAGCAAAAACGTGAATTGCCGCGATTGGGATTAAGAGAATAAGAGAGGGGATATCTGGAGGCCAATATCCGTATTTTAGATCCCACTGGAGACCACTTCCGATTCTTGCTATGCAAACCCCTACAAATCCTGAAAATGTAGCCAAAACTAGAGGCCCATCGATGGCATCTCCCTTGGAGGATATTTTTACTATGCCCAAGTAGATTGCAAGGAACAGCAGGTACAGCAGTGTATCTCTGATGGGGCCCCATGCATCTTCTTTAATAGCTACTTGGGTTGAAATGGGACGGGACACGTTGTCGATTTCCACGGTGATTAAGTATTCCCTGCCCCCAAATTTGTCTATGTAGTTACCTATCACGGGCTTTCCGAAATAGTGATCGGCCATTTCATTATCGAACGTTAGAGTTATGATTATTGACCCTTTCACGTTGTGGGGATTAAGATTGAGCGAGGGGGACGGTACGGTTACGGTTCCCGGAGGTGGTCCGAGGGGCCATATCTCTTTGTTATTGAGATACACTCTCTTGAGTTTAAGGATGACCGTGTCGTTTGGATTGAGAAGTTTTAGATTTATATCACAAATCATAGGCTTGCCTATTTCTACTGGGTTTGATATGCAGTGCATATCCCCGGTTACCTTGTCCGCTTTGGTTGGTGGGGCGAGCAAAACGACGAAAGCCAAGATAATGAGGATAAAGACGAGCGCTTTGTTCATTCTTATCCCCTGGTGGATTTAACTTAATGGAGTATCAATACTATGCTTGTTCATCGTATCTTTTTGAGTATTTAAGCTTTATGATGGTAGTTGGAGTTTGTATTCCCACAAGAGAAAAGTGCTAGATTTGCTGGAAGGTTTTGGAAAGATTTAAAAGAATATGGCTCACCCAACCCCGCAGTAGCTCCAGACGGAGTATCCGTATCCCCCGTTGGCCGGGTCGTAGGCTGGAGCCTCAAGGTAGACCCAGCCGTCCGAGTTGACCCACTTGTCAACCCAGCCGCCGAGGTTGCCGGTGTACTCGTGGATGCACGAGCCGGCGAACTTCGGGACGTGGACCCACTTTCCAACCCTGCTTGAGCCGAGGTTGATGTAGGTTATAAGCCCTGGCTTGTCGCCGTAGCCGTTCCTGACGAAGATGAGCTCGTCGTTATCGTAGTAGACTATACTCGTGCTCCCTCCGGCGAGGTGGTCGTGTATCCAGATGAGGTTCTTGAGCCTGTCCTTGTTGAGCCACTCCTCGTAGTCGCGGTAGAATATGACCGGCTGGCCCTCGTAGGTGAGGATGAAGGCGTAAGCTGGATACTTGTTCCAGATTATGTCCGTGTCGTGGTTGGCGACGAAGGTAACCGCCTTGAAGGGGTCGCGGGAAACGACCGTTTGACCGTTCTGGAGGGCTGAGACGAGGGCGGGAATATTATTGTTGTCGAAGGCCTCGTCCATCTTGTAGTAGAGCGGGAAGTCGAAGACCTTGGCTCCACTCGAGTAGGCCCAGTTGAGGAGGGCGTCAACGTTCGTGTCCCAGTATTCTCCAACTGCCCATCCTCCCCACCAGTTCAGCCAGTCCTTGACGACCCAGGCTCCGTAGCCCTTGACGTAGTCGAAGCGCCACGCGTCGATGCCAATGCTCCTCAGATAAGCAGCATAGCTTTCACTGCTTGCCCATAGCCAGTGCTGGTCCCAGCTTTTGGCATGGCATATGTCCGGATAACCGCCGAAGGTTCCCTCATCGCAGCAGTGCAGGTCGTTTGGATGGAAGTCGAGATAGTTGGCGGTGTATTTGCCCGATGCAACCTTAGAGAAGTCCGTCCACGTGTAGTCGCCAACGAAGGGGTTCCACTCCCTGTCTCCGCCGGAGCGGTGGTTTATCACTATGTCGGCTATGACCTTTATCCCGTAGGCGTGGGCGGTGTTTATCATGTCAATCAATTCCTGCTTTGAGCCAAAGCGTGTCTCGACGGTTCCCTTCTGGTAGTATTCTCCCAGGTCAAAGAAGTCGTAGGGGTCGTAGCCCATTGAGTAGCCTCCGCTGGCTCCCTTCTCCGGAGGCGGAATCCATATGGCCGAGATTCCGGCGTCGTACCACTCCGGAATCTTCTCCTTTATAGTGTCCCACCAGATTCCACCGCCTGGAACGTCCCAGTAGAAGGCCTGCATTATGACCCCGCCGTCTTCGAGGCTGGAATACTTGGCCCCGCTGACCGGTGTCGTTGTCATGCCGATCGCCAGAAAGAGAAGCAACAAAACCACGAGGGCTTTTTTGGCACCCATCCACGAACACCCCTGCTCATAGCCATGCACGGATTCTCAACTTGTATCACTGATGGTGAAATATTTAAGCTTTGCTATCAATGTTCATTGGAAGACATTAAAGTACGCCAACTGAAAAGCCCCAAGTCAAATGTTCATTATCCTTCTGACTTCTCTTGATTTTTCACAGAGATCGCAGCTCTGAATGAAAACGAGCATGTTGAGAAGGTGGAAAAGCTCCACCTCGCTTAACTCTATCTCAGCCTGGGAGACCTTCTTTAGAACCGGTTGAGAGCGTTTCTCTATCTCATCCAGAACCTCCTTGGCTAGTTCGACCAGCTTCGCCCTGTCCCGTATCTCGAAACCGGCCTTCTCCATTATCCGAACGAGCCTATCAGCCTCCACCTGAAGGTAGGCCTGTCTGAATTTCTCTATGCTCTCATCAGGGTCCGCCTTTATGAGGAAGAGCCTTGCCGTCCTGCCGTATATCCTCTCGTTGCCTTCAACGCTTATCTCCTCAACGAGGCCCGCCCTCTCAAGAACCTTCACGTGCCGGTATATCGTCGTTCTGTCCTTTCCAAGGGCAAGGCTGAGCTCCCCGATGCTCATCGGGCTCTTTCTGAGGAGCTGGAGGATTCTGAAGCGCGTATCATCGGAGAGTACCTTAACCCTCTCGGGCTCGGTTATTATGATGACCTCCTTCAAAACTCACTCCTCCAGCTTGTCCTGTGGGGTTTCTTCTTCCTCGATGATTTTCCTTCCGGCGGCGACCATGTCTATGCTGTGAACTACGCCACCGAACTCCTCTATAGTTCTGACTATCTCGTCGTAGTCGAGGTTGTCCCCGACTATGGTTATCTTGACGTTCTCAGTTTCCTTGTCTATCTCGACGAGGGTTATGTTTACCCCCTCAACCCCCTCAAGCTCGCTCAAGCCGAGGGCCAGCTCCGTCACTATCGGCTGGTGGGGCTTTAAAACGTCAAGAACCAAGAGCCTTATTCCCTTTGCCATTCCCCTCACCGCTCTATTCCGAGTATCTCACCCAGCCTGCGGACGAGGGATATGAACTCCTCATCACGGCCCATCCTGGCCATGGCGAGCCATTCGATGGCATGAATTATGTCCTCGTCCGAGAAGTCCTTCAGTTTCTCCTCGTTGGCCTCTATCTCCTTCGATATCTCAGTCTTGTACTCGTGCTCCTTCTCAAGGAGCCTGTCCATAACGTCCAGCAGTTCCTCCTCGTCGAATTCATAGCCTAAGGCCTTGAATATCTCAAGCTTCGTCTTCAGCTTTGAGCGGGCGAAGTAGCGGAGCTCCTCGTCGCCGAGGTAGAGGTTGATATAGAACGCATCCGCTGTTCTGCCGTAGTACTTCTCCACGAGGTTGCCCTTCATCTCAGTCCTCTTGACCTCAACCAAACCCGCCTCCTTGAGCTTCTCGATGTGGTGGTATATCGTCTGGGGGGTCTTCCCGAGTATCTCGCTGAGCTGGGAAATCGTCATTTCCCTGTTCCTAAGGAGGGCCAGTATCTTCCTTCTCGTATCCTCAAGCATGAGTTTTATCACTTTCGGGTCTGTGATTACCTTAACTTTGGTCATCTGTCCCACCCCATTTTAACGTTCTAATGTGATTTTTAACGTTCATCAGCATTTAACCTTTTCTCTCCCACAAAAGTTTATATATGTAAAGGTCAGGCCGGTTAATGAGCGGGATAAAAAGTCCATCGGGAACGCTTAAATAGGCCTTCCCGAAAAAACTTCGGAGGTGATAGGATGGAAAGACCGAACCTCGACTTCCTGTTCTATCCGAGAAGTGTCGCGGTCATAGGAGCATCCCACGTCCCCGGAAAGGTCGGCAACGCAATAATGCGCTCCATAACGCTCCGCTTTGGCGGAAAGGTCTACGCCGTCAACGTCAAGGGCGGCGAGATAGAGGTCAACGGGAGGAAGTTCAAGGTTTACAGAAGCATAAAGGAGGTTCCCGACGAGGTCGACGTCGCAGTTATAGCGGTTCCGGCGAAGTTCGTGCCGGATGTTATAGACGAGTGCGGTGAGAAGGGCGTTAAAGGCGCCGTTGTCATAAGCGCGGGCTTTAAGGAGGCCGGGAGGGCCGATTTAGAGGAAGAACTCGTCAGAAGGGCCAAGAAGTGGGGCATCCGCGTCGTCGGTCCGAACTGTTTGGGAGTTACCAATCTTGAGAACGGCTTCGACTGCAACTTCAACCCGCCGGAGAGGCAGGCGAGACCACCTTTCGGGAAGGTCGCCTTCATGAGCCAGAGCGGTGCCTTTGGCGCGGCAATCCTCGACTGGGCCGCCAGAGAAAAGATAGGCATGAGCAAGTTCATCAGCCTCGGCAACATGGCCGATTTGGACGAGAGCGACTTCATGGCCTACCTCGGCGACGACCCCAAGACGGGTGTCATAACCGGCTACATCGAGGGCGTTAAGGACGGGAGGAAGTTCTTCAACACCGCTAAGGAGGTCACCCTCAAGAAGCCGGTCGTTATACTCAAGAGCGGAAGAACCGAGGCCGGAGCTAAGGCGGCAGCTTCCCACACCGGTTCGCTCGCCGGTGCCTACAGGATTTATCAGGCGGCCTTCGAGCAGACCGGTGTCTTAGAGGCGAAAAGCATGAGACAGCTCTTCAACTACGCCAAGGCTTTGGCCATGCAGAGGCCAGCAAAGGGCAACCGAGTGGCTATAGTTACCAACGGCGGCGGCGCCGGCGTCATGATGAGCGATGGTCTGCTTGAGCGTGGAATGAAGCTCGCCGAGCTGAGCGAGGAAACTATAGAGAAGTTTAAGCGGGACATCGAGGCAGGAAAGCTCCCGGAGCACATGAGCTATAAGAATCCGATTGATGTCATCGGCGATGCCCCATCGAGCAGGTATGAGATAGCCATGCGCTACGCTTTGGAGGACGAAAACGTTGACGTTCTCGTCGTTATAGCGCTCTTCCAGAGTCCGGCTCTCGACGAGGGCATCGTTGAGGCCATGGAGAGAATGAAGGCCTACGGCAAGCCGATGGTCTTCATAGCGCCAGGTGGAGACTACCCGCACAAGATGGCCAGGAACATCGAGATGAAGGGGATTCCAGTTTACGAGACCGTTGAAGACGGCGTCGATGGGGTCTACGCCCTCGTTAAATACGGCGAATGGCTGAGGGAAAACGGGAGGCTTTGAGCCCCATTTTCTTCATTTCTGCAGTATCTGGAGCCCGACTACCCTTTTGAAGTCGTCATCGAACGTGGCGATTTTTTCTATGCCATAGAACTCGCAGGTGGCCGCTATGAGTGCGTCG is a window from the Thermococcus sp. genome containing:
- a CDS encoding NAD(P)H-hydrate dehydratase, translated to MRIEDVYIWDINAKWLGISPLQLMENAGSGVARVIEERFGKGLKVAVFSGTGNNGGDGFVTARHLSFDNEVTLFLVGEEAKIRSEEARHNWEILKGLDFLEIRVLKDSFYVRSLDLSGFDVIVDALLGAGTRGEPREPIRSAIEKINEYAGKAKIVSIDLPSGYPSQTRVKADFAVTFQWDKEEYEGFERIVVKIGYPGELHHLVGPGDAKFALRKKGQHKGQNGKLLVIGGSEDYFGAPYLASKSASYIVDLVYLAMPEYSAGRISDPDLILRPVEGRNFTREHVDYLIELAEKADAVIIGPGLGLRDETKAFVREFVKRCAKPMVIDADGLKAVAEDLSVLNGKTFVLTPHAGEFKALFGAKPEGSLAEKAKLVMEKAVEIGGVILLKGPYDVISDGKTWKYNKTGNRGMTTGGTGDVLAGLVGALLALGNEPLRSASVGAFLNGLAGDMVKEELGENFTALEVAKKVPKAVRWVEEF
- a CDS encoding alpha-amylase; protein product: MGAKKALVVLLLLFLAIGMTTTPVSGAKYSSLEDGGVIMQAFYWDVPGGGIWWDTIKEKIPEWYDAGISAIWIPPPEKGASGGYSMGYDPYDFFDLGEYYQKGTVETRFGSKQELIDMINTAHAYGIKVIADIVINHRSGGDREWNPFVGDYTWTDFSKVASGKYTANYLDFHPNDLHCCDEGTFGGYPDICHAKSWDQHWLWASSESYAAYLRSIGIDAWRFDYVKGYGAWVVKDWLNWWGGWAVGEYWDTNVDALLNWAYSSGAKVFDFPLYYKMDEAFDNNNIPALVSALQNGQTVVSRDPFKAVTFVANHDTDIIWNKYPAYAFILTYEGQPVIFYRDYEEWLNKDRLKNLIWIHDHLAGGSTSIVYYDNDELIFVRNGYGDKPGLITYINLGSSRVGKWVHVPKFAGSCIHEYTGNLGGWVDKWVNSDGWVYLEAPAYDPANGGYGYSVWSYCGVG
- a CDS encoding transcriptional regulator — translated: MKEVIIITEPERVKVLSDDTRFRILQLLRKSPMSIGELSLALGKDRTTIYRHVKVLERAGLVEEISVEGNERIYGRTARLFLIKADPDESIEKFRQAYLQVEADRLVRIMEKAGFEIRDRAKLVELAKEVLDEIEKRSQPVLKKVSQAEIELSEVELFHLLNMLVFIQSCDLCEKSREVRRIMNI
- a CDS encoding DUF211 domain-containing protein, with the protein product MAKGIRLLVLDVLKPHQPIVTELALGLSELEGVEGVNITLVEIDKETENVKITIVGDNLDYDEIVRTIEEFGGVVHSIDMVAAGRKIIEEEETPQDKLEE
- a CDS encoding winged helix-turn-helix domain-containing protein; protein product: MTKVKVITDPKVIKLMLEDTRRKILALLRNREMTISQLSEILGKTPQTIYHHIEKLKEAGLVEVKRTEMKGNLVEKYYGRTADAFYINLYLGDEELRYFARSKLKTKLEIFKALGYEFDEEELLDVMDRLLEKEHEYKTEISKEIEANEEKLKDFSDEDIIHAIEWLAMARMGRDEEFISLVRRLGEILGIER
- a CDS encoding CoA-binding protein, whose amino-acid sequence is MERPNLDFLFYPRSVAVIGASHVPGKVGNAIMRSITLRFGGKVYAVNVKGGEIEVNGRKFKVYRSIKEVPDEVDVAVIAVPAKFVPDVIDECGEKGVKGAVVISAGFKEAGRADLEEELVRRAKKWGIRVVGPNCLGVTNLENGFDCNFNPPERQARPPFGKVAFMSQSGAFGAAILDWAAREKIGMSKFISLGNMADLDESDFMAYLGDDPKTGVITGYIEGVKDGRKFFNTAKEVTLKKPVVILKSGRTEAGAKAAASHTGSLAGAYRIYQAAFEQTGVLEAKSMRQLFNYAKALAMQRPAKGNRVAIVTNGGGAGVMMSDGLLERGMKLAELSEETIEKFKRDIEAGKLPEHMSYKNPIDVIGDAPSSRYEIAMRYALEDENVDVLVVIALFQSPALDEGIVEAMERMKAYGKPMVFIAPGGDYPHKMARNIEMKGIPVYETVEDGVDGVYALVKYGEWLRENGRL